The window taggtatatatatttgtaatttCTACTGTAAATTTTCAAGGATTAAAAATCCCgacatatatatataggaaTTTAAAGTAATGGGATCATAaaaggcaggggaagggaaaatcCCATCAGCAAGTGATAAGgtatttcagaataatttctgtTGTCTTCTGTGTATGAAAATGGGTATCACGCTGTTTTCATTCTTAACAATTCGATGTGTTGGTTCATATGCACAGTGCTTGCTTATTCTGTTAAAGCACTGTTTTCTCAGACAGGCTTAATCTGTTTTTGTGAAGGACTATATTATGCCCTGGGAAcctaatattaaaaatatgggAAGGCTCAAGAGATTATGCAGCAAAAAACTGTACTTGCATGCAGGTTAGAAAGTATTTTTACTCTTATTACTTGAGCACAGCAACTTCACCAGCCTGTATACTGCTTAGTTGCTTCACTTTGTTGCTGACCTGTAACTGACTGACTCCTCTTTGCTACTGGAAATTGTGGTACTAGCGTCTGACTTGAAGAGAAAATTGAGAtaattttcagaatatttaCCTGGtcaaatggaaaatattatGTAAAGATTTATGCAGAGTGTTATCAATCTAGAATGTCAGTTTAATTGTCTTTGAATGGTAGCAGACTGCTTTGTAATTTAATAATGGTATATTGTTAAGACTGTTGCTACGTTTGTGATCAAAGACTCTTTAACATTGGTTTTAAATGCTGATGTATTACCATTGTTTTTAATGTCATATGATAGCAtgtattatttgtattttagatACGACATCCAAATAGAAACAGTCCTATCACATCTGAAACTGTTTTAAGTGCTATTTATCACCTTTGTGAAGAAGAAACATGATTTATTTCTTCATCTGTAATAAACTATAAATTTGACCCCCAGCTGTTTTTTCTCACCTgtttcacacacacagaacTAATGACTTCCAAATTTGCAAAGTAAAAAGACAAGAAGCCAAAAAGACAGGCTGTAACACAGAGCACTGCTTTTTCCATTTGAGTTTTCTAAGGTGCTGTACCATACCTATGAGATTGCTGTTTGTGTCTTAAGCTTTACCCATCTTTCACAAAAGCCATAATCTAGCTTTGGTTTATGTTTCCAGGCATCTTTAGACTTTTGGAGACCTGCTTCAGTTGGGGATCTTTACTCTGTAACCTAACACTACAAAAtagtttttctccctttttggCTAAGTGTGTATTCTTACTGTGTCCAAGACCTTGCAATTCCTTTTGAAAAAGCAATCACCTTTTCTGACGTATCAAAGACATTCTCTTAAGAGCTGCAACCCTTTTTGTGATTTAAATGCATTCCTAGCCACCTTGAcaacaataggaaaaaaaccttaaacCCATGAAAGCCAAAAATTCATCTCCATTTGGGCTTAAGACTTAATTCTGTGGTCAGAATTAACAGAAATAACAGCCACACAAACATCAAGTACTGCAGTCTGAAACTAATGTTACTCAGACTGCGTTGTGCGCTTCTCCACTGTAACATGCACCGTAAGGAAAAGGTAGAGTTAAGCaaggaaattttatttatgtatgaaattagattttattttacatcttattaaaaaaaagatactgGCTCAAATGCAATTAATATTCTCACATGGCCATTACAGTCAGTACAACAGGTTAAAAGAACACAGGAACTGAAGAAATAAGAGTAATTAACGATGCTTACTGTAAAATCCCGAAATTCTCTGGGTTCCTAAGAAGGCCGTAACCCAGTTCGTTAACACACAATCAGCACTCGCTATGCCTCTCGCTTTAAGTAGGAGGATTTCAGATATCAGCAGCCGTGGAGCTGGACCCAGGGAAAGGCAAAACCTGCTATTACAAAGTGAAGATAATAAATGCAAGTTAAGTAGGAGAAAGTAAATTATGTCCAAATTGATCAAGTAAGGTGGGATACAGTTTTCACATTATATTTGTGCATGGTTCCACCAACACCGCACCTCTGCCAGAAGGAGAGAGAATACGTGATTTTAAGTCAGTAGGATAAACACTAGTGCATTTTTCGTCATAATAATTACAGGAATATTCTTAAGAAACAGAACTTGCCAAAACTTCGGGTAGGAGTCGGAAGCGGCGGAACCCAGCAGGCAGCGAGATTCCTCAGCAGCCACGTCTCGCCTGTGGGGAAGCGAGGACGCGCCCGGCCCGGTCGCCTCCCGACGGCCGCCGCCAGGAGCAGCGCCGGACAGCGGCAGCGAGCCGGGCGGAAGCGCTGAgcgcggcggcggggagcgATGACGTCGGGATGCGCCGGAAGCCGCCTGGTCGTGGGAGCGACGGGTCGGGGAGCGCCTTCTCTCCGGTGCCGGCGGTTCGCCCAGCGCGAGCTTGGCCCAGCCCTCCCCTCCCTTCAGCGCCGGGCGGTCGTGAGGCCCTGGGTCTCCTCTTGAGGGTGACCCCTCTCGTGGGTGCCTGCAGATTGTGGCGCGGGCTGCGGAAGTGCTGAGAGCCGGTCCTGCTGTGGGAGCGATGGCCGCAGGGAAGCACCCGGCCGTGCTGGGCTCCGGGAGTCCGCGCAAGCCGTGGCGACTGCCCGCCGACGGACAGCCCGCACCGGGCTGCTACCTGAGGTGAGCGACGCGGAGCTAtcggcagcagcggcgctgaCTCTGCGGTCCTCGCCGTGCTTTTTGCGTGTGCAGGTATAttgggagcgggcggggggagCGCATGGGGCTGGCTGCGTAACACCTGGAAGAGAGGCTCGAGCACCGGGTTCAGCGGCCTCACAGCAGCCCTTAAGTTCAGTAATAGCTTCAGTATTGACTACAGCAAAACTTCGGGGCTCACGCAGTTTTTATTCGTAGCCGGCCTATTAGAAAATTTTACTTGGTTTAAAGAGAACACATGCCTGTTTCAACAGCAACTGTATTCACTGCCATATGTGCTGAGGAAAGCTGGTAAGTGCTGTTTGCAGTAAAATTACTGTAATGAACTTGTGATTTAAcaggagcagctgcttctgTGCATTTGACATCCAGAACCTTCTTGTGTGTTTTACCAACAACTGCATGCCATGTGCAGCCTTTTACAGTAACGACTGTACTTTTCTGTTCTCCTTTGCCCTGTTAAGAGGTGTTTTCTAAGATCTTATTCTATAATGGTAAAATGTCTGTATAGAAATAAACATGCTGTTGAGTCCTACTCAGATACCTCAGTCCTTTCAGTTTGGGAGTGCTGTGAAATTCAGACAGTTAAATAATGAATTAGACCttccagagaaaataaatgtatgttattttttaactgtttaCTTGATGTTTATCTTCTTAATCAATGGTCCCAGGTCACTGAAGCAACTTGAGATGTCACAGGATAGTATAAGTGCGTTCGGGGGTGGTATTCAATTTCACAGTTAAGTCTCAGTGGAAATAAACtgagaaaatagaaaaggaaaaaaaaaaaaccaacaacaggatttttaaaatgcgTCTAGGTCAAAGTGGTGCAGGCATGTCAAAACTTATGCTAGACCAGCACAAGCTCAGATCTTTACATGGGCCAAACAGAAAGATTAGAAAGACTAACGTATCCTCCAACACAGTTTGTCAGACATCTCtgtatactttttaaaatactaacTAGTTACCtgctttgtatttaaaatagtTCAGGATGAAGGTATGAGTAAATTATGTTAGTAACTAGCTTATCACGCTGcttatgtgttttgtttttttccttttatcagAATAATCCATGAGTAAACTCTAAGACAGTGTTTATTTCTGTAATAGGTGTAAAACTTAAACTAACCCCTACCTGATTGGACTCAGAATTTGAAAGTGTTAatctaaaaaaagaaatatgttaACATTCATAATGAATGATAACATTCACTAGCTACATACAATTTACTTGTAAGTCTGCTGTGGGACAAATGATAGTTCAGGGTGCATGCAAATGCTTAGTCCTAAtctaaagaatattttaaaatgcatttggtCACTTTAATCTATGTGTTAACATGCCATTTGGAATACTTATGTACCAGTAATAAAGATATGATTCATACCTTGTTTTCTGAACGGAACTAATACAGTATTTTGATGTATCACAGGTAAATTTTTCCATAACCTTATGGAGAAAAAGGACTTTGAAGCATGGCTTGATAACATTTCTAttgcatttctttctctgaCGGACTTGCAGAAAAATGAAACTCTGGATCACCTGATTAGCTTGAGTGGAGCAGTCCAGCTCAGGCACCTCTCCAATAATCTAGAGATTCTACTCAAGAGGGACTTCCTCAAACTTCTTCCATTGGAACTTAGTTTTTATCTGTTAAAATGGCTTGATCCACAGACCTTACTCACATGTTGCCTCGTCTCTAAGCAGTGGAACAAGGTTATAAGTGCCTGTACAGAGGTGTGGCAGACTGCGTGTAAGAATTTGGGTTGGCAGATAGATGACTCTGTTCAGGATCCTCTACATTGGAAGAAGGTTTACCTAAAAGCTATTTTAAGGATGAAGCAACTGAAGGACCACGAAGCCTTTGAGACATCCTCTTTAATTGGACACAGTGCCAGAGTATATGCACTTTACTATAAAGATGGACTTCTGTGTACAGGTAGGAAGGACAGACAACTTGGGAGTCTTaaaattctttgttttctcttccccCTCATAAGATTAATGacaatttgcttttcttttaccAAAGTATTTTCATAGTGTGAATACAGATGATGATTCAAATTTACttcttttttcaatttttgAAACACCTGGTGTACTAATAAAACTCATTAGTCACTTTACTAAGAACACAAGGAGACGGATGTCTTTATTGGATAAAGTAATAGTACCAGCAGGCATCATTGTCCCTGCCAGTGGCACGgtggttggaactagatgatttttaagggcCCTTCCAATCCAGATTGCTCTATGATTTTGATCATACTGTTACTATAAGCCCATTTGAGAAGTACAGATACGTTAGCTATCCTGTTAGACAATAGCTTTCAATTAAAAGGACTTAGGGCTGTGAGAGAACTTCAGTCTTCCAAAGCGTGGAAGAAAAAGTCGTATCTTCTTTGAAACAAGGCTGTAAGCACTTTCAGTTCTTAACATAAGTGCTTTATGAAGTGCTCTAAAACTGGATTTAACCTTGCTACTAGTCTGACTTGCACATAATTTCAGCTTCCTCCCTGAAGAGTAGAGACTTCAATATTTCAGTTTGACCTTACAATACAGACAGAATGTATATGAAGCTTTAGTATGAAAGAATAATAACAGAATTACAATGAATCGCTGTCAGAGCATATTCCAAGGATTTTCCAGTAATTTGGAATGACAATGttacacacttttttttttttaatgaagttgGGAATACTGACTTCAGTTGGTCATTTGTTGGTACATGAGGATGCTTACCAGAAGCCAACAACTAGATGCTAGCCAGTGTTTCACTTACCTACTCAGCAGTGAATGTTATACACAGAAAACAACATTGTCAAAACTTTACGACAACTTTTGTACTGAAACCCCCGGGAGAAGAAGCAGATGTAAAGACTCCAGGGATTTATATTGCTCTCCAAAGCTAGCAGTTGAAAGAAGAGGAGCTTCAGGTAGAGAAAAGAAAGTGGCAGGATATGAGGCCTGATATTCATCTATATTTCAAGGTTTAGTGGAACCCTTTCCTTCCTGAAAGAAACTAAAGCTTGCAGTATAGTCAGTGGCTCTGCAAACCTGAGTGATGTGTCACGTGAAACTTCCATGCATCTGTTTCAGTAGACACTATCAGTCAGAGGTAGTGCCAGAATCTACCAATCTTGCATGTATCCTGTTTTATATTCTAGGATCAGATGACTTGTCTGCAAAACTGTGGGATGTAAGCACAGGTCAGTGCATATATGGTATCCAGACACACACTTGTGCTGCAGTGAAGTTTGATGAACAAAAGCTTGTAACAGGATCTTTTGATAACACAGTAGCCTGTTGGGAATGGAGCTCTGGGGCAAAGACACAACATTTCAGAGGACATACTGGTGCAGGTATGTTTAAGTTCTAAAACTGTAATTTCACCAGTGAAGTAACATACATCATCatcaaacaaaataaactttaaGTTAGCATTTGCACACTagcttttttggtttgttcAGCTTTTGTTCTCTGTCACCTGAGTCCTCTCAGTTCCCCTCGACAGGGAAAGTGACCAGAACAGATACACACTTGTCCTTGAATATGCCAAAGCTTAGCCATGTAACATTTTGCAATTGCATGGAAGTAACAATAAATGTCATGGTTATTCAGTGGCTTCAAGTCTCCAAGGGGTGCAAATCTTAGGTAGCAGAGCATATGTGGCCATGGCCATTCTTTCTGTTCCCACGTTGGACATGAGTTTaaggcaaagagaaaaataggaCCTGGGAATACATATTTGCATTGCCCTCGTAATTAAGTTCTTTGTCGAGTACTTAGAAATGCCCTCAGCTCAGCTATTAGTTGTTTTCCCTTGTATTTATGAAGTATACTAATCCTGTGGAATTCTTACTAAAACTCTGGAAATAGGACCTAGCTTAAGTTACACTTTGCCACAATCCAGCTATAAAGGACCCACTGATATTAATGCTCTTAATTTGGGCAAAAAACCCCAGTAATTTCGCAGTGTAAATGTAGGCATCCAGAGCAACAATTCATTTATACAGTTCAAGAACAATTAAAGATGTAGTAGCATATGAATTTAGAAGCTGCTAAATTCATATAGATGCTGCTAGTGCCTCACAGAAAAATGCATGCATAGAGACTGGTATTCCTTATTTAGTTCCGTCTTTGCTTGAAGTTTTTAGTGTGGATTACAATGATGAACTTGATATTCTGGTCAGTGGCTCTGCAGACTTCACTGTGAAAGTGTGGGCCTTATCAACAGGAACGTGCCTGAATACCCTTACTGGACATACAGAATGGGTCACTAAGGTGGGAatattgatttttaattaatctCACACACTTATCTGCACTAAATTTGTAGCATGTTCTGAGTTTTTATTTCATAATCCTAATCCTGCAGGTAGGTTTAGAATCTGAAGAACATCGGAAAATACTACAGAATAACatttcaacagaaaaaatatttaagctgTAATTAAACCTTTCAGACCACTGAAGATATTTCAATTCCAAAGCAGCTGGGCTAATACTAGGAAGCAGTGTTTTGATTCAAAGACTGAATAAAACCTGGTTCTGAAAGAAGATGGCTTTAAAAGTTATGTAAAAAATCTAATGATCTTGATAACAAAAATCTGATCATGAAGCAATATTTTTCCTCTGGTTATTTCAGAAATTCAAAGATGAGGGGTGTAACTGTACAGgtgaaatatgtatttttgcTTATTAGAACAGTAAATTGTCACTAGTAGGAACAAGAGGAGTGTAAACTGTAGTTTTCCTTTAGTTGCTAAAAAGTATTTGTACTGCCTTTATTCATGGGGTACACTATGCAGGTGGtcagtgaaatgaaaaatgtaaatgaaaatttgtttatttaacagCATCAACATAAATCATTATTGTCCTTCAATTACAGGTCGTTTTGCAGAAATGCAAAGTCAAATCTCTTATGCACAGTCCTGGGGATTATATTCTCCTAAGTGCAGATAAGTATGAAATCAAGGTATGTGCCATATATCGTGCATATATTGTTTTGGTACATTGGGAAACAAAAAGCTTGAGTAATTTCCTGAAGTTTACAAACAATAGAAGGATTTAGTTCTTCCCCACATTTCCCGCTTTAGAGGCTGTGTTCAGAACATGAAACTCTTTGGAAGCTAATTTTTCCGTGCTCACCttagcatttaattttaaatgataGCTCTACAACAATGGTAGTGCAAAGAATCAGTGCTTCTAGGTCATGACACTGAAGCAGGTAAATACAAATACTGTCACTGTTGGGGACTTTGGGGTTGGAGAGTGCTCTAAGTTTATGGCTACAGAAGTGCTTCATAACTGAAACACTGTTCAATTTCTGTCCCAATTGGATagttgattttgttttttccattctttaaaGTACCCATtttcactgggatttttttaggcTAGAAACATCATGTACTGCACCAATACTGTAAGACGAGTCACTTGAAGAATTGAAGTTCCTACAtgaaaaagataaatatttctaaagaaAACTCATGCACACATTTACCTGATGCTTAAAAAGAGACTGTGAGGCTTGCTCTATTTATGTAACAGTTTATAATGTGAATTTTTTATGGTCTTAAATTGTGTTTTAATTGTAGATTTGGCCTATTGGAAGGGAAATAAACTGCAAATGCTTAAGAACACTGTCTGTTTCTGAAGACCGCAGCATCTCCCTACAACCCAGGCTGCACTTTGATGGTAAATACATAGTGTGCAGTTCAGCACTAGGATTGTACCAGTGGGACTTTGCCAGCTATGATATTCTCAGGTAAACTGTTCAGTTTAGGATTCAGTcttcattaaataaataagaagTAGTTTACCAGTTTTAATAACTTACCTTAGATGTAGACCAAAATAATCTTGAATAAAATCCTGTAAACATCTTGCTTTACACATATCGAGGTTTAATTCTGATTTTGTCATCTGATAATATGAATAGTTTCATTGCCATTTTGGTTTCTGGCCACATGCTagttctctttcatattttcattCTGTAAGATGAAATGTTTCAGTATAGACTTAAACCAGACTACAATGCTGTAGTTATGAATGTGAAAATGTAGTGACGCAGAGCTAATGTTACCATGGATACTGCTATACAGACAGCCAAGCAGAAATTTCTGGGGGTCCTTTGATGGGacaagaaatttttaaaaatactctttttccTTATAGCACTACTGATCTGTCACTCCTTCTAATGTTGTGGAATGACAGTGAAATCTATCAGACTGCAGTTAAGGGACTGAACATGATGGCATTCCATTGCCACATAAAGAATCAGGCTGTATGAGTTGGAAATGGTGACATCAAAGATAGTAGcttactaaagaaaaaaatgcattttagaaCTGCTAGCAGACTCCTTAATTCAAATAGGAATAACTGTGGATATTTGAAAGATCTCCAGAAGTGCTTCTTATCAGTAAGAATAACTGAGTAATTTCACCTCTTAGTTTACTCTCCCATCTTTCAAAACAGAAAGATGGTCTCCTACTGCTGAGAGCAGATTTTAATCCCCACACATTTTTCTGCCTCAGTTCTTTGCTTTATGTAACTCTTATGATCGAACATGCAGGCAGTTGTGGAAGACTCAACTCTTCAGTTTCTGTTCCAAGTTTTATTTATTAAGGGAAGACATCATAAAGGTgttggggaaataaaaaaatacttttatttctcCCCATggttaatttaaaataaaacatcagtAAAACAGTATTCTAAGGACCAGTCATGGACTAACTTGCTTATCACAAGAAGGCATGTCTGTGTTTTACTTCTGCCTTTTAGAGGGGTGATCAAAACAATAACAGCTTTTACCTCTTAATGTAAAAATATTGAGGCATGAAATCCATATGGAAATTTACTGTAAAACACAAGTACATTTGCTCTTTCGTTTGTATGTAGAaatggctctttttttttttttcttgtgctcTGCAGAATAATCCCTTTCAAACCTTAGCCTTCACTTATGTTCAGATGGGTCTGTCCTGAATGCATAAAGTCAGAAGTGAAACCACAGGCCTGACTGTAGCTAAGTGTTCAGTTGCTTAACTTGAAAGATTTGCATCCAGTTCTTTCTAAATTACTTCAGAATGATGAATTTAGACACATTTTCTGTAGACACACAGGATTTGGTTTAGTAATTCAAGCTCATGACGACATTGCAAGGGAGATACTAACACTGTTTTCTTGTCTTCTAGGGTTATCAAACCTCCAGACTTCTCAAATGTGTCGTTGCTGGGCTTTGGAGAGATATTTGCTCTACTGTTTGACAACAGATACCTGTACATAATGGACTTGAGGACAGAAAAACTGATAAGCCGCTGGCCTTTACCAGAATATAGAAAGTCAAAGAGAGGTTCAAGCTTCTTGGCCGGTGAAATGTCTTGGTTAAATGGACTAAATGGCCAGAATGATACGGGCTTGGTTTTTGCCACCAGTATGCCAGACCATAGTATCCATTTGGTGTTATGGAAAGAACATGGCCGAAAAGCTCACACATACTGAATCTTCAGGAATTTATGGCCTATCAGCAGTGTGTCCATAAAACCAGACTTTGCATGAACCAAAGTTGCACATCCAATGGTATCATCATGCAATGCACAATCATTTACTTTTATTTGGGCATTTGGGAATGGGTTGTTTTGGAAATAATGCAATGCAGCATGCTAACAGTATTCACCACAAATTTTTGTCTATATTCATGTTTAAATACACCTATTTGGGCTCTGAAGTATAGCTTGTAATGTTTAAACCATTCAAATCTGCTACCAAGTCTGAAATCAAGTTGTGCTTGACCTGActtctgacctttttttttgttgttgaaacAGAAGGCGAAGCTACTATTTTAGAACCATAGGCTTTTGTACGTCTAACAGCAAATACTGGTTGCAGTGCATGGCTGCTtaacaaaaatgagaaaacagcAAACCTTCCCTCTCTCTCCAGAATCTTTctcttcaaaatgtttttccatATGATAGCTTTAAATACTTAGCCTTTGAAACAGAAGAATCAAACAAGTCCTTTAACAAATACTTGTCCACGTATTTTTGTGCTATTTGACATGTACTTAAAAGCTGTATCTAGATCACATGCTTTAGAAATGCTTTAGGTTgaccttccttcctttccttccctccagccTTAATGTCATTTGTTTTTACAAAACTTGAAAACGTAAGTTTTCATGAAAACTGGCTCATGCTCTTGAAAAGACAAAACTGTCTAGCATTActagtggtttttttcttcccactaTTCAAAAACTGATTTCATACTTAATACTGAATGAAGGCCAAGATTCCCAATCGTATGTGGTATGAATTACACCAATGAAGGGGAGTTTTCATATGCAAGAATCAGTATTTGAATGATGCTGTAGGAGTTTCTTAAAGTCACAGTGGAGCAGTCTCTTAAATACAAGGCCAGACTCTTAAGCACTCAGTTTTTCCACCTTTACTTACATCAATTTACTTTGAAAAATGTTGTCTATACGCAAGGATTTTATCAACTGGAAGCCAAATTCACAACTCTCAATTCAAACTTCACTGTGTGGGGCATAAATGATGAGCTCACAAAAGTGAGCTTTTGTTGTCTCACTCCTAAGTGAAGAAAGCTTCAGTGAAAAAGAATGTTTTCAATAACTTAAATAACTTGTCCTGAAACCTGATTCTCATCATTCTTGATGTGAGAGTAACATAGCAGTATCATTATGATGTGTGCTTCTGAAGGAACCACCTATACAGCACTGCATTAACTTTGAAAGATTAAATAGAGGCGTGCCAGAAATGTCCTTGTTTCCAAATCAGCAAAACGGGAAAACTTGGTTAACTACTTTTATTAGTGACCTTGATTATACAGAGTCCACAGAGAGGTGGAGCACAAGATGGCTGAGGAACAGACCCAAGCTGAGCCATCCAGAAAGAATGGTGGCGAGAGGGAAGGTGGTGGGCATGGGATGGGGAGGCACTGCTACTGTCTCCAGCTAACTACTAAGCTACAAGGAAAATTGTCAGACTCATTTTGGCATCTTGCAGCAAGACAATGGTCAATGGTTCTTGTGACAATTCTCCACAGTGAGTTTAGTTTAAGACTCAGACAGGTTGCCCAGCCTTCCTATGCTGGAAGCAGGGAGTTGGACTTTCAGATGCCCCTTCTAAACAAGTCTAAAATGCTGAAATTCTAAATGGACCTGAGGCCACACAAGAGTGTATGACTAACAGCAGCAGGCATCTCAGGTCCTAATACAGCTGCCAGTTTGTTGATACAGACTGGGAGATGCTGCAGTCACTGTGAAGTGAAGGAAGAGTTCCCTTTGGACATTGGTAATGATACTCTTTAAGGGCACAGGTATGTGCCACTACCAAGTAGATAAAGGAACGAAAGTATGACACTAAtggagaaattttaaaaagcacactTGCTCTCGCACACACTTCTCTCTGTCAGACACCAGTGTCAGGCTATCGCTGCCTTCAGGTGTGCCTTCAG of the Anomalospiza imberbis isolate Cuckoo-Finch-1a 21T00152 chromosome 21, ASM3175350v1, whole genome shotgun sequence genome contains:
- the FBXW2 gene encoding F-box/WD repeat-containing protein 2 isoform X2; this translates as MEKKDFEAWLDNISIAFLSLTDLQKNETLDHLISLSGAVQLRHLSNNLEILLKRDFLKLLPLELSFYLLKWLDPQTLLTCCLVSKQWNKVISACTEVWQTACKNLGWQIDDSVQDPLHWKKVYLKAILRMKQLKDHEAFETSSLIGHSARVYALYYKDGLLCTGSDDLSAKLWDVSTGQCIYGIQTHTCAAVKFDEQKLVTGSFDNTVACWEWSSGAKTQHFRGHTGAVFSVDYNDELDILVSGSADFTVKVWALSTGTCLNTLTGHTEWVTKVVLQKCKVKSLMHSPGDYILLSADKYEIKIWPIGREINCKCLRTLSVSEDRSISLQPRLHFDGLSNLQTSQMCRCWALERYLLYCLTTDTCT
- the FBXW2 gene encoding F-box/WD repeat-containing protein 2 isoform X3 translates to MKQLKDHEAFETSSLIGHSARVYALYYKDGLLCTGSDDLSAKLWDVSTGQCIYGIQTHTCAAVKFDEQKLVTGSFDNTVACWEWSSGAKTQHFRGHTGAVFSVDYNDELDILVSGSADFTVKVWALSTGTCLNTLTGHTEWVTKVVLQKCKVKSLMHSPGDYILLSADKYEIKIWPIGREINCKCLRTLSVSEDRSISLQPRLHFDGKYIVCSSALGLYQWDFASYDILRVIKPPDFSNVSLLGFGEIFALLFDNRYLYIMDLRTEKLISRWPLPEYRKSKRGSSFLAGEMSWLNGLNGQNDTGLVFATSMPDHSIHLVLWKEHGRKAHTY
- the FBXW2 gene encoding F-box/WD repeat-containing protein 2 isoform X1; its protein translation is MEKKDFEAWLDNISIAFLSLTDLQKNETLDHLISLSGAVQLRHLSNNLEILLKRDFLKLLPLELSFYLLKWLDPQTLLTCCLVSKQWNKVISACTEVWQTACKNLGWQIDDSVQDPLHWKKVYLKAILRMKQLKDHEAFETSSLIGHSARVYALYYKDGLLCTGSDDLSAKLWDVSTGQCIYGIQTHTCAAVKFDEQKLVTGSFDNTVACWEWSSGAKTQHFRGHTGAVFSVDYNDELDILVSGSADFTVKVWALSTGTCLNTLTGHTEWVTKVVLQKCKVKSLMHSPGDYILLSADKYEIKIWPIGREINCKCLRTLSVSEDRSISLQPRLHFDGKYIVCSSALGLYQWDFASYDILRVIKPPDFSNVSLLGFGEIFALLFDNRYLYIMDLRTEKLISRWPLPEYRKSKRGSSFLAGEMSWLNGLNGQNDTGLVFATSMPDHSIHLVLWKEHGRKAHTY